The following coding sequences lie in one Arachis ipaensis cultivar K30076 chromosome B03, Araip1.1, whole genome shotgun sequence genomic window:
- the LOC107628971 gene encoding probable hydroxyacylglutathione hydrolase 2, chloroplastic — MLSKPSSAMPTFPSSSEDRNGFCVWPDVRQLCIRKSLLYGVMRLFSLPLKTLRGASRSLRVDQFCSVVNISSSLQIELVPCLGDNYAYLLHDTDTGTVGVVDPSEAAPIIDVLSKKDRNLTYILNTHYHHDHTGGNTELKERYGAKVIGSEVDNDKIPGIDISLSDGDTWMFAGHEVLIMATPGHTQGHISFYFPGSGAIFTGDTLFSLSCGKLFEGTAEQMLSSLKKIMSLPDNTNIYCGHEHTLSNSEFALSIEPKNEELQLYAAHVAHLRNKGLPTIPTTLKVEKACNPFLRTFSTEIRRKLNIAVTADDAEALRIIRQAKDNF; from the exons ATGCTCTCTAAGCCTTCCTCTGCAATGCCCACCTTCCCTTCTTCCTCTGAG GATAGAAATGGCTTCTGCGTGTGGCCGGATGTGAGACAACTTTGCATTCGAAAGAGTCTTCTATACGGAGTTATGAGACTCTTTTCTTTACCATTGAAAACACTGCGCGGAGCGAGTCGGTCACTGAGAGTAGACCAGTTTTGCAGTGTAGTGAACATTTCCTCCTCATTGCAGATTGAATTG gTGCCTTGCCTTGGGGACAATTATGCATACCTTTTACATGATACAGACACCGGGACAGTTGGTGTCGTTGATCCTTCTGAAGCGGCACCTATCATAGATGTTTTGAGCAAGAAAGATCGAAATTTGACGTATATACTGAACACTCACTACCATCATGATCACACTGGTGGAAATACAGAGTTGAAAGAAAGGTATGGGGCAAAG GTAATTGGTTCGGAAGTAGACAATGACAAAATTCCCGGAATCGATATCTCTTTGAGTGATGGAGATACATGGATGTTTGCAGGCCATGAGGTCCTTATAATGGCTACACCTGGTCACACCCAAG GTCACATAAGTTTCTACTTCCCTGGATCCGGAGCGATTTTCACAGGAGACACCTTGTTCAGCCTATCATGTGGCAAGCTCTTCGAAGGAACCGCTGAACAG ATGTTATCTTCTCTTAAAAAGATCATGTCTTTGCCGGATAATACAAATATATACTGTGGCCATGAGCACACACTG AGTAATTCTGAGTTTGCATTGTCTATAGAACCCAAAAACGAGGAACTTCAATTGTATGCTGCACATGTGGCACACCTTAGGAATAAAGGCTTGCCGACG ATTCCAACTACGTTGAAGGTAGAAAAGGCTTGCAATCCATTCCTTCGCACGTTTAGCACTGAAATCCGGCGGAAGTTAAATATTGCAGTCACGGCAGATGATGCAGAAGCGCTGCGAATTATCCGGCAAGCGAAggataatttttag
- the LOC107628970 gene encoding calreticulin-3, with amino-acid sequence MSEMGNLSKQLLKLFLFLFATLQFPSSSFAEVFFEERFEDGWKSRWVLSDWKRSEGKAGTFKHTAGKWPGDPDDKGLQTYNDAKHYAISAKIPELSNKNKTLVVQYSIRFEQDIECGGGYIKLLSGYVNQKKFGGDTPYSLMFGPDICGTQTKKLHLILSYQGQNYPIRKDLQCETDKMTHFYTFILRPDASYSVLVDNRERDSGSMYTDWDILPPRKIKDVNAKKPADWDDREYIEDPNEVKPEGYDSIPAEIPDPKAKKPADWDEDEDGLWKPSKVPNPAYKGPWKRKKIKNPNYKGKWKIPWIDNPEFEDDPDLYVLKPIKYVGIEVWQVKAGSIFDNILLCDDPQYAKQIVDEYMANNKEAEKEAFEEAEKERKAREEEEAQRAREEGEKRRRERDHKYGDRRRRRRPDPHEYMDYHDEL; translated from the exons ATGAGTGAGATGGGTAATCTGAGCAAGCAGCTTCTTAAgctctttcttttcctctttgCAACTCTTCAGttcccttcttcttccttcgCTGAGGTCTTCTTCGAAGAGAGGTTCGAAG ATGGATGGAAGAGTCGTTGGGTTTTATCAGATTGGAAAAGGAGTGAAGGAAAAGCTGGTACCTTTAAGCACACTGCAGGAAAATGGCCTGGAGATCCTGATGACAAAG GTCTCCAAACATATAATGATGCCAAGCATTATGCCATATCTGCGAAGATACCAGAGTTGAGCAACAAGAACAAGACACTGGTGGTCCAGTATTCTATTAGGTTTGAGCAGGACATTGAATGCGGCGGTGGTTACATCAAGCTTCTTTCTGGTTATGTCAATCAGAAGAAGTTTGGTGGGGATACTCCGTACAG TCTGATGTTTGGACCAGATATATGCGGCACACAGACCAAAAAGCTGCATCTTATACTATCATACCAGGGGCAGAACTACCCCATTAGAAAGGATCTACAATGTGAAACAGACAAAATGACTCATTTCTATACATTTATTCTAAGGCCTGATGCCTCTTATAGTGTCCTTGTTGATAATCGTGAAAGAGACTCTGGAAGCATGTATACAGATTGGGACATCCTTCCTCCAAGGAAGATCAAGGATGTCAATGCCAAAAAG CCAGCTGACTGGGATGATAGAGAGTACATTGAAGATCCTAATGAAGTCAAACCAGAG GGGTATGATTCAATCCCAGCTGAAATTCCTGATCCTAAAGCCAAGAAG CCTGCTGACTGGGATGAGGATGAAGATGGACTATGGAAGCCCTCCAAAGTGCCCAATCCAGCATACAAAGGGCCATGGAAACGCAAG AAAATCAAGAACCCCAATTACAAGGGAAAGTGGAAGATCCCATGGATTGACAACCCAG AATTCGAGGACGATCCTGATCTCTATGTGTTGAAACCAATAAAATATGTGGGCATCGAAGTGTGGCAG GTGAAGGCTGGTTCAATTTTCGACAATATTTTACTTTGTGATGACCCACAGTATGCAAAGCAAATTGTGGATGAATATATGGCTAATAATAAAGAG GCTGAAAAAGAAGCTTTTGAAGAAGCAGAAAAGGAAAGAAAGGCTAGGGAAGAAGAG GAGGCGCAAAGAGCAAGAGAAGAGGGCGAGAAGAGGAGGAGGGAGAGGGATCATAAATATGGAGATAGGCGGCGCCGTAGAAGG CCGGATCCCCATGAGTACATGGATTATCAT GATGAACTTTGA